CACCTATGCCCTGCTGCGGCGCGACCTGGACGAACTGCTCAAGTACGAATATGCCAGCGTCATCCTGGACGAGGCCCAGAACATCAAGAATCCGAACACCATCACCGCCCGCTCGGTGCGCAAGCTCGACGCGGGTCTGCGCGTCTGCCTGTCGGGCACGCCCATCGAGAACAACCTGTTCGAGCTCTGGTCCCTGTTCGAATTTCTCATGCCCGGCTTCCTGGGGTCCCAGCACTCGTTCCAGCGCGGCATCGTCAAGCCCATCAAGGACGGCGACGAAGAAACGCTGGACTACCTGCGCACCCGGGTCAAACCGTTCATCCTGCGCCGGACCAAGGCCGAAGTGGCCAAGGACCTGCCGCCCAAGATCGAGACCACCCATTACTGCGATCTGGTGGACGAACAGCGCGAGCTCTACAACGCCCTGGCCAAGAAGCTCAAAGACCAGGTCCTCCGGGACGTGGACGAAAAGGGCATGGCCAAGAGCCAGATGTCCATCCTGGATGCCCTGCTCAAGCTCCGGCAAATCTGCTGCCATCCGCGTCTGCTCAAGCTCGACATGCCCGGCGTGTCCACCAATCTGCCGTCCGGCAAGTTCGACGCCTTCAAGGACTTGGTGGTGGACATCATCGAAGGCGGCCACAAGGTCCTGGTCTTCTCCCAGTTCGTGCAGATGCTTCACGTCATCCGCAACTGGCTGCAAATTCGGGAGATTCCGTTTGCCTACCTGGACGGCTCGTCCAAGGACCGCTTCGAGCAGGTGGACCGGTTCAACGATAATCCGGACATCCCCATCTTCCTCATCTCGCTCAAGGCGGGCGGCACCGGCCTGAACCTGACCAGCGCGGACTACGTCATTCACTACGATCCGTGGTGGAACCCCGCCGTGGAAAATCAGGCCACGGACCGCACCCACCGCATCGGCCAGAAGCGCCAAGTCTTCGCCTACAAGATGATCTGCCAGAATACCGTGGAAGAGCGCATCCTCAAGCTCCAGGAACAGAAAAAGGACGTGGCCGAGGCGATCATCCCCGGCCAGTCGGCCTTGAAGAGCCTGACCCGCGACGATCTCGAGATGCTTTTCGAAATTTGAGTTAAATAGGAATATTTCCTATTTACTTCCCTACCCGGCCCTGATAGTCATCAGCCGTGCCTGTTGACGGCGCACAACCGATGGACTTATCTGAGGGCATCATGAAGTATCCCATGCACTCCCTATACGACCTGGTCACCTTCACCTTCGATCCCCTGCACCATTTCTGGGAAAAGGACTCCACCCAGCGGGCCGTGGCCGGTTTTCTGGTAGTGGTCTTCATTCTCGCACTCATCGTCATCGAAATGAAGCGACAGGGCTGGATCACCGGGCAGCCCGCGGCGCTGATCCCAACCAGCCACTTCATGGCCATCAACCTGGCCTTCACCCTGGTCCTGGTCCTTGAGGTCATCGGCCTGATCTTCACCCTGCCTTGCTCCATCTCCAAATCCGTGGGCAAGCAATTCGAAATCCTGGCCCTCATCCTACTCCGGGACGCCTTCAAAACATTGGCGGACTTTCCGGAACCCATCACCATCACGGGTCACGAGACCGAGTTATGGATGCTTATCTCGGACGGCTGCGGGGCCGTGGTCATCTTCTGTCTGCTCGGCGTGTATTCCCTGCTGCGCAGGAACCTGGACGAGGGCCTCAAGAAGGGCACGCCGCTGTTCAAGTTTGTGGCCGCCAAAAAACTGGTCGCCCTGGTCATGCTGGCCATTTTCGTAGGCATGGGCATCCAGAACGGCCTGCATGTGCTGCACGGCGAGCATCCTTTCCACTTCTTCAAGAGTTTCTATACGGTATTAATCTTTAGCGACATCATGCTGGTGCTCATCGCCCAGCGTTTTCTGCCCGAATTCCGGGCAGTCTTCCGCAATTCCGGGTTCGCCCTGGCCACCCTGCTCATCCGGCTAGCCCTGACCGCGCCCCCCTTCTACAACGTGGCCATAGGCATCGGTTCGGCGGCCTTCGCCTGCGTGCTCACCCTGGTCTACAACACCTTCTATTCGACCAATTCGAGATTTCTTCAGAAACGAATGTAAGAACGGCCCGGACGGGCTTCAGAACAGCGCGCGCACCGAGCGAGCGTCCAGGTCGGCCGCTTCAAGGGCGAGCCCATGGTCCGTGCGCAGGACCGTGCACCGGGCGTTGCCGGGCTTGAAACGGAACAGGTCGTCCAGCGGATGGCCCGACACCCGGCAGAGCACCGCGCGGATCACGCCCGCATGGGTCGCCGCCAGCACAGGCTGCGGTCCCCGGGCCAACTCCGCAAACGCGCTCATGGCTCGGTCGGCCACGTCCGCAAAGCTCTCGCCGCCGGGCACCCGGAACTGGGCGAGCCGCCGCCCACGCGCCGCGTATTCCGACGGGAACCGCTCACGGATGGCGGCAAAGGACAGGCCGTCCCATGCCCCCATGTCGATCTCGTCCAATGCGGGCAGCACTTCCACATCCTGGCCCAGCCGTCCGGCAAGGGGGGCGATAGTGGCCAGAGCACGGCCCGCCGGGCTCGAACAAAGCCGCGCCCACGGGACACCGCCCAGGACATCCGCCAGATCGCGGGCCTGTTCCCGGCCCTCCGACGAAAGAGGCAGGTTCGTCCTTCCCACGCACCGCCCCTCGCCGCCCTCGGTCCGACCATGCCGTAAAAGCACGATCACGCTAGGGCCTCCCGGGCTATATGCTCGGCCGAGTCGGCCATCTCGCGGTCGAACCGGGCCATGATATTCCTGGCGCGATCAAGCCGCCCCAGAATGGCCTCCTCGGCCCCTTCCTCATTTTTATACTGGGCCACCTTTTCCAGATAACGCTCCTCCAGCGGGACCGGGCCGTGACAACGGACCAGCTTGTCGGCCAAAAAAACGACCTCCTTCTCGGTGATAGGCGCATCGTCGGACAGGGCCACGTCGAAATGGGCGGCCACGATGTCGGCGGCGTCGGGAAAGCCGTGAGCGCGCAGCAACTCGGCTCCGGCGGCCTCATGCCGCTTGGTCCCCTTGCCGATGTCGTGGACCAGAGCCGCACCCAGGACCAGGCCGGGGTCCAGCCGGACAGCATCCGGCCGCTCCGGCAGACGCGCGTTCAACCGTTCGCACAAGGCCACGGCCACCTTGGCCACAGCCCGGCAATGGTCCCGGATATGGTCCGAGACCCCCTGCAGCCGGAACAGCTCACCGCACTCGTCCGGCAGGGGGTACCCCACCCCCGCCACGGCCAGGGCCAGATCGTAGCCCTCGGGGTGGTCCAGGTCATGCGTGATCCCGAAATCGGCTACGTCCAGGTCGAGCGCCCTGTCCTCGAAAAGGTCCAGCACGGTCCGCAGCCCCCCGCTCCCGTTGTGGGCGGAAATGGCCGGAATGACTTCGGCCCCGATCAGGGGCGGATGGCCGCGCTCCCCGCCGAACCGGGGATAGAGCACGGACGGCCGCGTACGTTTAAATTCCTTCAAAAGACGGGCCACGGTCTCGGGCCGCACCAGGGGGATGTCCGCCGGAAGCATGAAAAACGCCTCCACGTCCGCACCCAGAGCACGCACCCCGGTCAAAACCGATGAATACATGCCGCGCTCGAAGGCCGGATTATACACGGCCGAAGCGCCGGCCTCCATGGCACACGCAGCCACATCGGCGGCGCGCTTGCCCGTTACGACCACAATCCGGTCCACGCCGCACGTCTTGAACAGGCGCACGCAACGCGACAGGACCGTGCCGCCCATAAGTGGCAGCAGCGGCTTGAACCGCCCCATGCGCGAGGACCGCCCGGCTGCGGGAATGACCGCCGCAACACCACCCATTACGCTTTCCCCGCGCGGACCTGGATGAGTTCGCCCACAATGCTGACCGCGATCTCCTCCGGGGTCTGACCGCCAAGGGGCAGGCCGATGGGACTGTGGCAACGGTCGATGTCCGCCTGGGTAAAGCCGCCGGACAGCAGGGAGTCGTAAATCTTGTTTCGCTTGGTGGAACTGCCGATCATGCCCACATAGTGCGCCCGGGTGCGCAGGGCCTCGGCCAGGACGTTGCGGTCGTGCAGATGGCCGCGCGTGACAATGACCACGAAAGCCTCGGGGTCATCCCGGAAGGAATCGCAGCACCCTTCGAAAGAATCCAGGACCACCACTTCGTCCGCTTCGGGAAACCGTTCGCGGTTGGCGTATTCGGAGCGGTCGTCCAGGACCACGGTACGGAAGCCGACCATGGCCGCCACCCGGGCGGTGAACCGGGACACATGCCCTGCCCCGAAGATATACAGCGGCGCGGGCGGAATGAACGGCTCGTCCAGGAGCATGGGATCGGCATCGCGCGAGAAGACCGGCACATCACGCCCCGGCCTGCCGGGAATCAGAGCATGCCCGACGATGCGAGGGGACTCGCCGCCCGCGATGCGCGTTTCGAGGGTCGAAGCCACGCCCGTGCGCAGCCTGTCGTCGAGTTCGGCGTAGGCAAGGGCGCCATCTCCGCCGGGCGCAACCATCTCAAGGAGCATGGACAGGCCGCCGCCGCAGATCATGTCGGAATCGGCGGCAAGCTCCTGGGTCATATCCACGAACATCAGTCTCGCTTCGCCGTCCGCCGCCCCGTTGGACAACATTTCCCCGGCGGCCCGGCAGGCGCGGGCCTCGGCCAGGCCGCCGCCCACGGTGCCGAAAATGGACCCGTCTGGCCGCACGGCCATCTTCGCGCCCGAGGACCGGGGCGTGGACCCGGAACTCTCCACTACCGTGACCAGAACAAAGGGTTCTTCCGCTCGCACCAGTCCCGCCACGTCACGCACAAACGCTTTCATCATGCAACTCCTATCTCTATGCGCCGCTTACCCAGTCCCGGAACAGCCGGTCCGGCGCCATGCTTGTTTTCGATATCCACATTCAGGCTCCCGTCCGCAAGCCCACCGGCCACGGCAGGCAGCCGCTTCAGGGCCTCCAGGATCGCGTCGGCCCGACCATCGCCGCAGACCGTGAGATGCAAAGTGTACCCCTTGAGCCGGGCCACGAAATCCGCCACGCCCGGCACGGCATACAACGCCTCGTTCAATTCCCGCAAAGTCAGAATTCCGGACGAAAGCGGCACGCCGTCGCGCCTGCGCCGAACCAGCGGATCCAACCGACGAAGCGGGCTGCCGCAGTCGCACCGCCCGGGCAGGATACGGCCCACGTCCCCGGTGTGGTAGCGAATGATCGGCATGCCTCTCTTGAGGGGCGTGGTCACGACCATATCGCCGAACACGCCGTCCGGAAGCAAACGGCCCGTGTGCGGGTCCACGATCTCGACGAAGACGTCGGTCTCGCGCAAATGCATGCCCGAGCCGGGCACGCATTCCACGGCTCCGCCCAAACCGGTCTCGATC
This is a stretch of genomic DNA from Desulfovibrio sp. Huiquan2017. It encodes these proteins:
- a CDS encoding histidine phosphatase family protein; the encoded protein is MIVLLRHGRTEGGEGRCVGRTNLPLSSEGREQARDLADVLGGVPWARLCSSPAGRALATIAPLAGRLGQDVEVLPALDEIDMGAWDGLSFAAIRERFPSEYAARGRRLAQFRVPGGESFADVADRAMSAFAELARGPQPVLAATHAGVIRAVLCRVSGHPLDDLFRFKPGNARCTVLRTDHGLALEAADLDARSVRALF
- a CDS encoding DVU_1551 family NTP transferase; translated protein: MGGVAAVIPAAGRSSRMGRFKPLLPLMGGTVLSRCVRLFKTCGVDRIVVVTGKRAADVAACAMEAGASAVYNPAFERGMYSSVLTGVRALGADVEAFFMLPADIPLVRPETVARLLKEFKRTRPSVLYPRFGGERGHPPLIGAEVIPAISAHNGSGGLRTVLDLFEDRALDLDVADFGITHDLDHPEGYDLALAVAGVGYPLPDECGELFRLQGVSDHIRDHCRAVAKVAVALCERLNARLPERPDAVRLDPGLVLGAALVHDIGKGTKRHEAAGAELLRAHGFPDAADIVAAHFDVALSDDAPITEKEVVFLADKLVRCHGPVPLEERYLEKVAQYKNEEGAEEAILGRLDRARNIMARFDREMADSAEHIAREALA
- a CDS encoding XdhC/CoxI family protein — translated: MMKAFVRDVAGLVRAEEPFVLVTVVESSGSTPRSSGAKMAVRPDGSIFGTVGGGLAEARACRAAGEMLSNGAADGEARLMFVDMTQELAADSDMICGGGLSMLLEMVAPGGDGALAYAELDDRLRTGVASTLETRIAGGESPRIVGHALIPGRPGRDVPVFSRDADPMLLDEPFIPPAPLYIFGAGHVSRFTARVAAMVGFRTVVLDDRSEYANRERFPEADEVVVLDSFEGCCDSFRDDPEAFVVIVTRGHLHDRNVLAEALRTRAHYVGMIGSSTKRNKIYDSLLSGGFTQADIDRCHSPIGLPLGGQTPEEIAVSIVGELIQVRAGKA